A stretch of the Ascaphus truei isolate aAscTru1 chromosome 4, aAscTru1.hap1, whole genome shotgun sequence genome encodes the following:
- the SUPT7L gene encoding STAGA complex 65 subunit gamma, translating into MMRYWGEIPVSSGQASRSSFDLLQREFRTVEMQEPPLHQPSANKPRPTTMLDIPSEPCSLTIHTIQLIQHNRRLRSLTATAQAHNQQQQPEGIKVEESEPLPHRPSSPALPEDLLPQDCKIPKLPFQLRHSDPESDFYRGKGEPVTELSYISCRQLMYQSVATILAHAGFDSANESVLETLTDIAHEYCLKFTKMLRFDVDREARLGQTPFPDVMEQVFHEMGIGSVLSLQKFWQHRIKDYHTYMLQVSKQLSEEYEKIVHPERVSEDSKPVKIKEEPVTDITFPINEELEGDLAPGDQSLPVGVLGAQSDRFSSNMEVDSSPQPSGSDVNTSPLWSLAQVKMEPQENEEGNVHGHSVLGNDVFEEPMSGMSDSAMPGSANGSEGSYGSHSPDSMMGSSPVFNQRPKKKMKKM; encoded by the exons ATGATGCGTTACTGGGGGGAGATCCCGGTCTCCTCTGGCCAGGCCAGCCGGAGCTCTTTTGATCTCCTACAGAGGGAGTTCCGGACAGTGGAGATGCAGGAGCCTCCTCTACACCAGCCCTCGGCTAACAAGCCCAGACCCACCACCATGCTGGACATTCCTTCTGAGCCCTGCAGCCTGACTATCCACACCATCCAGCTCATCCAACATAACCGCAGGCTGCGCAGCCTCACCGCCACCGCGCAGGCTCAcaaccagcagcagcagccggaggGCATAAAGGTGGAGGAGAGTGAGCCCCTCCCACACCGACCCAGCTCTCCAGCGCTGCCCGAAGACCTGCTCCCCCAGGACTGTAAGATTCCCAAGCTGCCGTTCCAGCTAAGACACAGCGACCCCGAGAGTGATTTCTATAG gGGAAAGGGGGAACCCGTCACAGAGCTGAGCTATATTTCCTGCCGCCAGCTTATGTACCAATCCGTGGCCACTATCCTTGCCCATGCTGGCTTTGACAGTGCCAACGAGAGCGTCCTGGAGACCCTGACCGACATCGCTCACGAGTACTGCCTCAAATTTACCAAGATGCTGAGGTTCGACGTGGACCGGGAAGCCAGGCTGGGGCAGACCCCTTTCCCGGACGTCATGGAGCAGGTCTTCCATGAGATGGGCATCGGTAGCGTTTTGTCTCTGCAGAAGTTCTGGCAGCATCGTATTAAGGATTACCATACATACATGCTGCAG GTCAGCAAGCAGCTGTCCGAGGAATATGAGAAGATTGTGCACCCTGAGCGAGTGTCTGAAGACTCCAAGCCTGTGAAGATTAAAGAGGAGCCCGTGACTGACATTACATTCCCCATCAACGAGGAGCTGGAAGGCGATTTGGCACCTGGGGACCAGTCGTTACCGGTGGGAGTCCTGGGGGCTCAGAGCGACAGGTTTTCATCTAACATGGAAGTGGATTCCTCACCGCAGCCATCAG gaTCCGACGTGAATACATCGCCCTTGTGGAGCCTGGCGCAGGTGAAAATGGAGCCCCAGGAGAATGAGGAGGGGAACGTACACGGGCACAGCGTTCTGGGCAACGATGTATTTGAGGAGCCCATGTCCGGCATGAGCGATTCTGCTATGCCAGGGAGCGCCAATGGCTCAGAAGGCAGCTATGGCTCACATTCTCCTGATAGCATGATGGGGTCCTCTCCTGTCTTCAATCAACGCCCCAAGAAGAAAATGAAGAAAATGTAA